CTCTCCGTCAATCTGAAAATCAACTTCCCGATCGATTTCAATTTCCGCCTCTTTGCAGCTGATTACATCAGAATACATCTCTTCGTCGAGAAACAGCTCAAACTTGGTTAGTCCGAGATTGATCAGCTCCTCGAGCTGTATTTCCTGAAAATTACATATTTCGAAGCGCCCATCAGACATCGAGCCATTCAGCGACAAATAAACACCGGTTCCAAACCTCCGGGCATTGGCAAACGCCAGCATATAGCCCTCTTTCCGGAAGGTTTCCCCGGGCGTTTTGATAGTATACTGCATCTGCTCGCTCTCCTGAAAAGCCCGGAAAAGATGCCTGGCATATCCGACCATCCGGCGGTCGCCCGACTGAGCATAGTTTTTCACGATGAGCGCATTAACGCCAATATCCCCCAGGTGAATTCCCAGATATTTTTCATTAAAGCGAAGGAGATCAACCGGTCGTGAAACCTGCCCCTTTACGGCCAGTTCCAACGCTTCAGGAAGAATTTCAGGAATCGTCAACTCGGTCGCCAATCCGTTAGCCGACCCCAACGGCAAAATACCTATCGGAATGTCAGTGTTTATCAGGTTTCTGGCGACCAGCAAAACCGTCCCATCACCACCACAGGCAACAACTCTGTCAGGACGGTACCAGTCTATTTCGGCTTGCAACGTTTCATCATCATTCTCGCCGGTTGTGTACCGAAACTTGAAGTCAAATTTCTCCTTCACCGAAAGCCAGTGAATGCGGAGGATTGTTTCATCCTTATCAATTCCTCCGGAAACAGGATTCATGACAAACAGAATTTTTTCCATTCAGCCAGGTTCAATGATTTCTAACAGCAGATTATAAATGGAAAATAACGATTGTTTACCGGAAGAACAAATATTTTCCTCCCGGCACAGACAGACGTCAGCCCGACTTTATCATTTGTGTCCATACCTAACAAAAATCCATTAATATACCTACAAGACAATGGAGTACTCCTTAAGGAAACAAAGAGGTACCATATCGGGAGGGATACATCCGGGGAAGGTATACATAAAACGTGTCCAAACTTCCAGGCAACTCGCTGCCAGTTTTTTTGGGAGGAAAAATGTTCTCTAAATGAAAAATTATTCTCTGTAATGAATGTTTTCGATATCGGTCGTTCCTTTACTGGATATCACATCCTTGATGTCATTCCATTCCCACGCAATCACCAACAGGAATACAATCAGCACTCCTGCCAGAAAAAATAATAATTCGCGTGGTGTTACTCGTTTAATCTTCATGGTCGATTGTTTTTCGGATCTGAGTCTAATACTATTTATACAACAATAATTTAAATTATAAAGTAACTTTAAACCATCGGACGAGCAATTGTTTAAACATTACCTCTAACAAACACAAAAAGGACAGCTCGCCTGATTATCAGGTAGCTCTCCCTTTTCACACCATGGGCAAGATAGGAATATAGCCGGAGCTGCACAAGGATTTTAATAAGTTATATACCTCTAAAGACATGTTTCTATCAAATAAGACGTATAGATAATTTGCTCTTCTATTCTGCTAACTCTCAATCGTCACTCAGTGCGCACCGGAACCCCATATTGAATAACGAAGTTTCAATCGAGTTCATCGACCGTGCCGAAACGGTATAGCTGTAGGCACCATTGACATCGAAAAAGAATGAACCACCCCGAATGACGCGCACATTCTGATTGGGCTGAACGGTATACCCACCGCCTGGATAAGCTTCATAAACATCGGCACACCAGTTCCATACATTACCGCCCATATCAGTCAGGCCGCAAGCAGTTTCACCATAATAACCTACCGGTGAAGTATAAACGAAACCATCAGCTCCCTGTCGATCTGTTATTTGGTTTCCCTGCCACACATTGGCCTGATATTTACCATCGACAATCAATTTGTCACCCCAGCTGTACGTCGATTTATTTTCTCCGCCACAGCGTGCTGCATATTCCCATTCCGCTTCTGACGGCAATCGCTTTCCGGCCCATTCGGCATAAGCCAAAGCATCGTTCCAACTAACCTGTGTCACCGGATGATTGTCGGGAGCCTTCGGGCCATCGGGTCCAAAAGGATATTCCCAGATAGCTCCCCGAACCAGTTCCCA
This Prolixibacter sp. NT017 DNA region includes the following protein-coding sequences:
- a CDS encoding diacylglycerol kinase family protein, producing the protein MEKILFVMNPVSGGIDKDETILRIHWLSVKEKFDFKFRYTTGENDDETLQAEIDWYRPDRVVACGGDGTVLLVARNLINTDIPIGILPLGSANGLATELTIPEILPEALELAVKGQVSRPVDLLRFNEKYLGIHLGDIGVNALIVKNYAQSGDRRMVGYARHLFRAFQESEQMQYTIKTPGETFRKEGYMLAFANARRFGTGVYLSLNGSMSDGRFEICNFQEIQLEELINLGLTKFELFLDEEMYSDVISCKEAEIEIDREVDFQIDGEYIGKVDHLTISTIESAVRIIVPGGEDEEEETGIA
- a CDS encoding formylglycine-generating enzyme family protein, producing MVHFLGGTFMMGSGKGLSNEKSVHQVTVKSFYMDRTPVTVAEFRRFIKSTGYITDAQNFGNAGVFNFQKGQWELVRGAIWEYPFGPDGPKAPDNHPVTQVSWNDALAYAEWAGKRLPSEAEWEYAARCGGENKSTYSWGDKLIVDGKYQANVWQGNQITDRQGADGFVYTSPVGYYGETACGLTDMGGNVWNWCADVYEAYPGGGYTVQPNQNVRVIRGGSFFFDVNGAYSYTVSARSMNSIETSLFNMGFRCALSDD